From one Deinococcota bacterium genomic stretch:
- a CDS encoding YggS family pyridoxal phosphate-dependent enzyme, producing MPNSRVTPLEGVKARISLACARVGRDPAEVRLVAVTKGQSAARIEREVLEAGHRLLGESRIQEWRQKAEGLAGVDWHFIGNLQTNKVKYCRGFSLIHSLNSARLADALESFGRKRGHTFGVLLEVNVAGEEAKQGVSLKDAHALAAYVSSLSFVRLQGLMTIAPYVGDPEASRHLFRKLRELRDTLGLSELSMGMTGDFEVAVEEGASYVRVGSALFPETRPRVVEAAEDREDGVKESHET from the coding sequence TTGCCGAACTCTAGGGTGACGCCGCTCGAGGGGGTCAAAGCGCGCATCTCCCTAGCTTGCGCGCGGGTCGGGCGCGATCCCGCCGAGGTCCGGCTGGTCGCGGTGACGAAGGGCCAGAGCGCAGCGCGCATCGAGCGCGAGGTCCTCGAGGCCGGCCACCGCCTCCTGGGCGAGAGCCGCATTCAGGAGTGGCGCCAGAAGGCCGAAGGGCTAGCGGGCGTAGACTGGCACTTTATCGGCAACCTGCAGACGAACAAGGTCAAGTACTGCCGGGGCTTCAGCCTCATCCACTCGCTCAACTCGGCGCGGCTCGCCGACGCCCTCGAGAGCTTCGGCCGGAAGCGGGGCCACACCTTCGGGGTGCTGCTCGAGGTCAACGTCGCGGGCGAGGAGGCGAAACAGGGGGTCTCCCTCAAAGACGCTCACGCCCTTGCCGCTTATGTCAGCAGCCTGAGCTTCGTGAGGCTCCAGGGTCTCATGACCATCGCGCCCTACGTAGGCGACCCCGAGGCCTCGCGACATCTCTTCAGGAAGCTGAGGGAGCTGCGTGATACACTGGGGCTCAGCGAACTCTCGATGGGCATGACCGGAGACTTCGAGGTCGCCGTAGAGGAGGGCGCCAGCTATGTGCGGGTGGGCTCGGCGCTGTTCCCGGAGACCCGGCCGCGCGTTGTGGAAGCTGCGGAAGATAGGGAAGACGGGGTGAAAGAGAGCCATGAAACTTAG
- the glgX gene encoding glycogen debranching protein GlgX has product MKLWPGKPFPLGATWNGLGVNFALYSEGAKAVELVLFDHVDDPAPISLSFSERTGPVWHAFIPNLRPGQLYGYRVHGPYAPQSGHRFNANKVLLDPYAKAIGRPLRWDDSLFGYEIGKDDLSFSSLDSAPYAPLGAVIEDAFEWGDDRSPHIPWEDTIIYETHVKGISQRHPGVDRELRGSYLGLASEPIIDHIKSLGVTTVELLPVQSFVSDRHLVDQGLSNYWGYNPLGYFAPEPNYSSNDPTSAVREFKMMVRALHAAGLEVIVDVVYNHTGEGNHMGPTLSLRGVDNASYYKLMDDNRRFYMDYTGTGNTMDAGNGYVLQLITDSLRYWVTEMRVDGFRFDLASALARELEDVNMLSAFFKVIQQDPVLSKIKLVAEPWDVGHGGYQVGSFPWYWAEWNGKYRDAVRRYWKGDRGLTAEFVSRISGSADLYARSGRRPYASVNFVTAHDGFTLEDLVSYESKHNQANLEGNRDGESHNHSVNCGVEGPTDNLGVLDCREDRKRALMTTLFLSQGIPMMLGGDELSRSKRGNNNTYAQDNELNWYDWDLSDRQRAFLDFTRGLIAFRKAHPAFRRYSFLTGKAGPTGFKDVSWWHPDGHEMHPEDWNNAGLRAFGMLMAGNALHEVDHHGNARFDDTFLVLFNGGRAKRFTLPPTSEHEVWERLWNSSTETVRRSQSLRPGSAIGLRPRLILVLRSVPPR; this is encoded by the coding sequence ATGAAGTTATGGCCTGGAAAACCTTTTCCCCTGGGCGCGACCTGGAACGGCTTGGGCGTCAACTTCGCCCTCTACAGCGAGGGCGCCAAAGCCGTCGAACTCGTGCTCTTCGACCACGTGGACGACCCTGCTCCTATCAGCCTCTCCTTCAGCGAGCGGACCGGGCCGGTCTGGCACGCCTTTATCCCCAACCTGCGGCCGGGCCAGCTCTATGGCTACCGCGTCCACGGTCCCTACGCGCCACAGTCCGGACACCGCTTCAACGCCAACAAGGTGCTCCTAGACCCCTACGCCAAGGCGATCGGCCGGCCGCTCAGGTGGGACGACAGCCTCTTCGGCTACGAGATAGGCAAGGACGACCTGTCCTTCAGCTCTCTGGACAGCGCCCCCTACGCGCCCTTGGGCGCGGTCATCGAGGACGCCTTTGAGTGGGGCGACGACCGCTCACCGCATATCCCCTGGGAAGACACCATCATCTACGAGACCCACGTCAAGGGCATCAGCCAGCGGCACCCTGGAGTAGACCGGGAATTGCGCGGCAGCTACCTGGGTTTGGCCTCGGAGCCCATCATCGACCACATCAAGAGCCTGGGCGTGACCACCGTCGAACTGCTGCCGGTGCAGTCGTTCGTCAGCGACCGTCACCTCGTCGATCAGGGTCTGAGCAACTACTGGGGCTACAACCCGCTCGGCTACTTCGCGCCCGAGCCGAATTACTCGAGCAACGACCCCACCAGCGCCGTCAGAGAGTTCAAGATGATGGTGCGCGCCCTGCACGCGGCCGGGCTCGAGGTCATCGTCGACGTGGTCTACAACCACACCGGCGAGGGCAACCACATGGGGCCGACCTTGTCGCTCCGCGGCGTCGACAATGCGTCGTATTACAAGCTGATGGACGACAACCGCCGCTTTTACATGGATTACACCGGCACCGGCAACACCATGGACGCGGGCAACGGCTACGTCTTGCAGCTCATCACCGACTCCTTGCGCTACTGGGTCACCGAGATGCGCGTGGACGGCTTCCGTTTCGATCTGGCCTCGGCGCTGGCCAGAGAACTCGAGGACGTCAACATGCTCTCGGCCTTTTTCAAGGTCATCCAGCAGGACCCGGTCTTGTCCAAGATCAAGCTGGTCGCCGAGCCCTGGGACGTGGGCCACGGCGGCTACCAGGTGGGCTCCTTTCCCTGGTACTGGGCCGAATGGAACGGCAAGTACCGCGACGCCGTAAGGCGCTACTGGAAGGGTGACCGCGGCCTCACCGCCGAGTTCGTGAGCCGCATCTCGGGCAGCGCCGACCTCTACGCGCGCAGCGGCCGCCGGCCCTACGCCTCGGTCAACTTCGTAACGGCCCACGACGGCTTTACCTTAGAAGACCTGGTCTCCTATGAGAGCAAGCACAACCAGGCCAATCTGGAAGGCAACCGCGACGGCGAGAGCCACAACCACAGCGTCAACTGCGGCGTCGAAGGGCCCACTGACAACTTGGGCGTGCTGGACTGCCGCGAGGACCGTAAGCGCGCCCTCATGACCACGCTCTTCTTGTCGCAGGGCATCCCCATGATGCTGGGCGGCGACGAGCTAAGCCGCTCCAAGAGAGGCAACAACAACACCTACGCCCAGGACAACGAGCTCAACTGGTACGACTGGGACTTGAGCGATCGGCAACGGGCTTTTTTGGACTTTACGCGGGGCCTCATCGCCTTTCGCAAGGCGCACCCGGCCTTTCGCCGCTACAGCTTTCTCACCGGCAAAGCGGGGCCGACGGGCTTCAAGGATGTGTCCTGGTGGCACCCCGACGGCCACGAGATGCATCCGGAGGACTGGAACAACGCGGGTTTGCGCGCCTTTGGCATGCTGATGGCCGGCAACGCCCTCCACGAGGTCGACCATCACGGCAACGCCCGCTTCGACGACACCTTTCTGGTGCTCTTCAACGGCGGCCGGGCCAAGCGCTTCACCCTGCCGCCCACGTCCGAGCACGAGGTCTGGGAACGCCTCTGGAACTCCTCGACCGAGACCGTGAGGCGTTCCCAGAGCCTCCGGCCCGGCAGCGCCATCGGCCTCAGGCCGCGCCTCATCCTCGTCCTGCGCTCGGTGCCGCCGCGCTAG
- a CDS encoding purine-nucleoside phosphorylase: protein MTMSPMTTAPDQTSALPLALARLRDYDFTPSLGLILGSGLGPLADELEVVASLPFESVPGFARSTAPGHSGELVLGTLEGQKLIAMKGRVHYYEGVSAQTVAFPVRLMAALGAHTLIVSNACGGLNPNWRAGELMLQLDFINFTFDNPLIGPNDALGPRFPVMFDPYDPDLQSLARRVARREDILLREGVYLAISGPSYATRAELRLFRRWGADAIGMSTVYEVMVARHQGMRVLGLSSVTDMAIADRDEHASGEDVLASAARSGPTFRRLVKAILAEL from the coding sequence ATGACGATGAGCCCAATGACCACCGCGCCGGACCAGACGAGCGCGCTCCCTCTCGCCCTTGCGCGCCTGCGGGACTACGACTTCACGCCCTCGCTGGGCCTCATCCTGGGCTCCGGCCTGGGGCCGCTCGCCGACGAGCTCGAGGTCGTCGCCTCGCTCCCCTTTGAGAGCGTCCCCGGCTTCGCCAGGAGCACCGCGCCGGGGCACAGCGGCGAGCTCGTCCTGGGCACGCTCGAAGGGCAAAAGCTCATCGCCATGAAGGGCCGGGTCCACTACTACGAGGGGGTGAGCGCCCAGACGGTGGCCTTTCCCGTCCGGCTGATGGCCGCGCTCGGCGCCCACACCCTCATCGTCAGCAACGCCTGCGGCGGCCTCAACCCGAACTGGCGGGCGGGCGAGCTGATGCTCCAGCTCGACTTCATCAACTTTACCTTTGACAACCCGCTGATCGGTCCCAACGACGCCCTAGGCCCGCGCTTTCCGGTGATGTTCGACCCCTATGACCCCGACCTGCAAAGTCTGGCCCGCCGGGTGGCGCGGCGCGAGGACATTCTCCTGCGCGAGGGCGTCTACCTGGCGATCAGCGGGCCGAGCTACGCGACCCGGGCGGAACTGCGCCTGTTCCGCCGCTGGGGCGCCGACGCCATCGGCATGTCCACGGTCTACGAGGTCATGGTCGCTCGCCACCAGGGGATGCGCGTCCTGGGCCTGTCGTCGGTCACCGACATGGCGATCGCCGACCGCGACGAGCACGCCAGCGGCGAGGACGTCCTGGCGAGCGCCGCCCGCTCCGGCCCCACCTTTAGGCGGCTTGTCAAGGCGATCCTTGCCGAACTCTAG
- a CDS encoding cyclic nucleotide-binding domain-containing protein, with protein MDTLSFAAGEVILFPGQAEAIYRVRSGLVRIHTVDDEGNGLTLRYVKPGGYFGEEVLSGARRRYFAEAVTASAVEVMSPATLSPEENLRLTVHLVEAMERLYQSLYRLSGKRLKSRIAAELLDLQDSALATTGANREPLVHITHDDLAAAVGSVRETVTKVVGELGKDGAIDAGYGKISLKNIKLLEEIAGQ; from the coding sequence ATGGATACCCTCAGCTTCGCCGCGGGCGAGGTGATCCTCTTTCCCGGCCAGGCCGAGGCTATCTACCGCGTGAGGAGCGGCCTTGTGCGGATTCACACCGTGGACGACGAGGGCAACGGCCTGACCCTGCGCTACGTCAAACCCGGCGGCTATTTTGGCGAGGAGGTGCTCTCCGGCGCGCGCCGCCGCTACTTTGCCGAGGCCGTGACGGCCTCGGCGGTCGAGGTGATGAGCCCGGCCACCTTGAGCCCCGAGGAGAACTTGCGCCTGACGGTCCACCTCGTCGAGGCGATGGAGCGCCTCTATCAGTCGCTCTACCGGCTCTCGGGCAAGCGGCTCAAGTCGCGCATCGCCGCCGAGCTGCTCGACCTGCAAGACAGCGCCCTAGCCACCACCGGCGCGAACAGGGAGCCGCTCGTCCACATCACCCACGACGACCTCGCCGCGGCCGTCGGCTCGGTGCGCGAGACCGTGACCAAGGTGGTCGGCGAACTCGGCAAGGACGGCGCCATCGACGCGGGCTACGGCAAGATCTCGCTCAAGAACATCAAGCTCCTGGAGGAGATCGCGGGACAGTAA
- a CDS encoding DivIVA domain-containing protein: MKLSPLDVQHQEFDGALSGYSKKQVRDFLAKAADALEEVIREKKALREEIFRRDERIEALQAGELELKHAVVAAERIGNELKQNARREAELIIQAAEQQKNQVIQGTEAKLKQTRADLARLEREAQLFREQFRSMLKAYERSLESVPSLGRPVRVLEAETVED; encoded by the coding sequence ATGAAACTTAGTCCGCTGGACGTCCAGCACCAGGAGTTCGACGGGGCGCTGAGCGGCTACAGCAAAAAGCAGGTGCGCGACTTTCTCGCCAAGGCGGCCGACGCTCTAGAGGAGGTCATCCGCGAGAAAAAGGCCTTGCGCGAGGAGATCTTCCGCCGTGACGAGCGCATCGAGGCCCTGCAGGCGGGCGAGCTCGAGCTCAAGCACGCCGTCGTCGCCGCCGAGCGCATCGGCAACGAGCTCAAGCAGAACGCCCGGCGCGAGGCCGAGCTGATCATCCAGGCCGCCGAACAGCAAAAGAACCAGGTCATCCAGGGCACCGAGGCCAAACTCAAGCAGACCAGAGCGGACCTAGCCAGGCTCGAGCGCGAGGCGCAGCTCTTCAGGGAGCAGTTCAGGTCGATGCTCAAGGCCTACGAGCGCAGCCTGGAAAGCGTGCCCTCCCTAGGGCGGCCGGTGCGGGTGCTCGAGGCGGAGACCGTCGAGGACTAG
- a CDS encoding adenylosuccinate synthase, producing the protein MPGIAIIGAQWGDEGKGKVVDALGGEADFVVRYAGGANAGHTVVVGKDVFKLHHLPCGVLHPRPVSVLGGGMVIDPWSFRREYESFAARQDPGRVLVSHEAHLVLPHHQKNDEGGGFVGTTGRGIGPAYSDKARRVSLRAGDLADEAVLRERLARLLAAKPNSTARVTWTTVDVAMEALREVRDFLLPFVCDTGEAVREGLRSGKKVLFEGGQGTMLDLAYGTYPFVTSSHPTVGGILVGAGVSHKALGAVYGVVKAFTSRVGHGPFMTELAGEPADRLRGTGANQWDEFGTTTGRPRRVGWLDLVQLKYACAINGFDGLIVTKLDVLSGMDSVKVCVAYEGDRPVYEELPGWGELRGLGRREALPEEVTAYLGRLESFTATPVVMFSTSPDRADTYGEVGWS; encoded by the coding sequence GTGCCCGGAATCGCAATCATCGGCGCCCAGTGGGGTGACGAAGGTAAAGGCAAGGTGGTAGACGCGCTAGGAGGCGAGGCGGACTTCGTGGTGCGCTACGCCGGTGGCGCCAACGCCGGCCACACCGTGGTTGTCGGCAAGGATGTCTTCAAGCTCCACCACCTGCCCTGCGGCGTCTTGCACCCGCGCCCGGTGTCGGTCCTGGGCGGCGGTATGGTCATCGACCCCTGGAGCTTTCGCCGGGAGTACGAGAGCTTCGCGGCGCGTCAGGACCCGGGCCGCGTGCTCGTCTCGCACGAGGCGCACCTCGTCTTGCCTCATCACCAGAAGAACGACGAGGGTGGCGGCTTCGTGGGCACCACCGGTCGCGGCATCGGCCCGGCCTACTCCGACAAGGCCCGGCGCGTCTCCCTGCGGGCGGGCGACCTTGCCGACGAGGCGGTCTTGCGCGAGCGCCTGGCGCGCCTCCTGGCCGCCAAGCCCAACTCGACGGCTCGCGTTACCTGGACCACGGTGGACGTTGCGATGGAGGCCCTGCGCGAGGTCCGCGACTTTCTCCTGCCCTTTGTCTGCGATACCGGCGAGGCCGTGCGTGAGGGGCTGAGGAGCGGCAAGAAGGTGCTGTTCGAGGGCGGCCAGGGCACCATGCTCGACCTCGCCTACGGCACCTACCCCTTTGTGACCAGCAGCCACCCGACGGTCGGCGGCATTCTGGTGGGCGCGGGCGTCAGCCACAAGGCCTTGGGCGCTGTCTACGGCGTGGTCAAAGCCTTTACCAGCCGGGTCGGCCACGGGCCTTTCATGACCGAGCTCGCGGGCGAGCCGGCCGACCGCTTGCGCGGCACCGGCGCCAACCAGTGGGACGAGTTCGGGACCACCACCGGGCGGCCCCGGCGGGTGGGTTGGCTCGACCTGGTGCAGCTCAAGTACGCCTGCGCCATCAACGGCTTCGACGGCCTCATCGTCACCAAGCTCGACGTGCTCTCGGGTATGGACAGCGTCAAGGTCTGCGTCGCCTATGAGGGGGACCGGCCGGTTTACGAGGAGCTGCCGGGCTGGGGTGAACTGCGGGGCTTGGGCCGGCGCGAGGCCCTGCCGGAGGAGGTCACGGCTTACCTGGGGCGGCTCGAGAGCTTCACCGCGACCCCCGTCGTCATGTTCTCGACCAGCCCCGACCGCGCCGACACCTACGGTGAGGTCGGCTGGAGCTAG
- a CDS encoding BamA/TamA family outer membrane protein produces MLRHLSLVILFLTLATASVTASAGGALPSGALTEIRISGASPGNERLIAVSLEARRGTPVADIDLEAERSRVLELGLFAAVTVSAEDRGSGPILLVEVAENPGISEIRISGSSLPEGELLRFIEQQDLLAAGSLLNTFRAQQARRTIQTAYRQAGLPFDVPVSLSLTPVDAATVGEAESVVVTYEVTENVPLSRVVIEDSEILDAATLEAAFEGLLRARQFSIAGYQQALEAVNQAYTERGFRGSGVSPERSALEGGTFNVRLRELRIGLIDTTEVGLDAAGLSLQPGDLFNYDVLAEDVRRLVAGATRDVRIETQLSGQGEVRVVFRQGPPETAGPVERIAIEGNTVIADEEIVALLSLQPGETFTSFLADEDFGKIVRLYGERGYLIVRQPDYDYRAGLYSQRLREVRVRGYELVYVEGEETRTEPEVITRYLPEPGGVYNAGALRDGLRRFAQLGVATPLEAPAVPTEAADEVTVQVVLREESARMFRPELSYDTDVGLSASISYDDRNLFGQAHSVSAELNGQSTALGLQLGGSLSYNVPWLYADILDFKEVPTSVSGALFSQVFTGQPLTAQGGLRLPLPGTPGGPDNPDNQVLIGDYLQRDTGLSFGVGRQIFANTTLSASVRGVSTSYSLEPGRPCEVVGGNVVDRNCTLSGTFPGQAADFLPQSGLSGFVTAGTVYDDRDNPEFPTRGVNASGRLGLGFGTDYRDPATNLQTPYNYQQLEFGVRSYLTLAELGAAEGDHQVLAFRANVGHQLGGNYPANRLFIVGQTQVADTQIRGYTRDDILPSRSYLTSSIEYRYNFGLETFATQTIIGIVFADLGYASSVAPELGNLLVGAGLGVQINFGFGNVLLPPLRFDYGLSPRNPLGVFGFRIGPVF; encoded by the coding sequence ATGCTTCGCCACCTCTCCCTTGTCATCTTGTTCCTGACCTTAGCAACGGCTTCAGTGACGGCCTCCGCCGGGGGGGCCCTGCCCAGCGGCGCCCTCACCGAGATCCGCATCAGCGGCGCCAGCCCAGGCAACGAGCGTCTCATCGCCGTGAGCTTAGAGGCCCGCCGCGGCACGCCCGTAGCGGATATCGACCTCGAGGCCGAGCGCAGCCGCGTGCTCGAGCTCGGCCTCTTCGCCGCGGTGACGGTCTCGGCCGAAGACCGCGGCAGCGGGCCTATCCTCTTGGTCGAGGTCGCCGAGAACCCAGGCATCAGCGAGATCCGCATCAGCGGCTCGAGCCTGCCCGAGGGGGAGCTCCTGCGCTTTATCGAGCAGCAGGACCTGCTGGCGGCGGGCTCGCTGCTCAACACCTTCCGGGCGCAGCAGGCGCGGCGGACCATCCAGACCGCCTACCGCCAGGCGGGTCTGCCCTTCGACGTGCCCGTCAGCCTCAGCCTGACGCCGGTAGACGCCGCCACGGTGGGCGAGGCCGAGAGCGTCGTCGTCACCTACGAGGTGACCGAGAACGTACCCCTCAGCCGCGTCGTCATCGAAGACTCGGAGATTCTGGACGCCGCCACCCTCGAGGCGGCCTTCGAGGGGCTCTTGCGCGCCCGGCAGTTCAGCATAGCGGGCTACCAGCAGGCGCTCGAGGCGGTCAACCAGGCCTATACCGAGCGCGGCTTTCGCGGCAGCGGGGTTAGCCCCGAGCGCAGCGCGCTCGAGGGGGGCACCTTCAACGTGAGGCTGCGCGAGCTGCGCATCGGCCTTATCGACACCACCGAGGTCGGCTTGGACGCCGCCGGGCTGAGCCTGCAGCCGGGCGACCTCTTCAACTACGACGTGCTCGCCGAGGACGTGCGGCGGCTGGTGGCGGGCGCGACCCGCGACGTGCGCATCGAGACCCAGCTCAGCGGCCAGGGCGAGGTGCGCGTGGTCTTCCGCCAGGGGCCGCCCGAGACGGCGGGGCCGGTCGAGCGCATAGCGATCGAGGGCAATACGGTTATCGCAGACGAGGAGATCGTCGCGCTGCTCAGCCTGCAACCGGGCGAGACCTTCACCTCGTTTTTGGCCGACGAGGACTTCGGCAAGATCGTGAGGCTCTACGGCGAGCGCGGCTATCTGATCGTGCGCCAGCCCGACTACGACTACCGGGCCGGCCTCTACAGCCAGCGCCTGCGCGAGGTGCGCGTCCGCGGCTATGAGCTCGTCTATGTGGAAGGGGAAGAGACGCGCACCGAGCCCGAGGTGATCACCCGCTACCTGCCCGAACCCGGCGGCGTCTACAATGCGGGCGCGCTGCGCGACGGCCTGCGCCGCTTCGCGCAGCTCGGCGTGGCCACCCCGCTCGAGGCTCCGGCCGTGCCGACCGAGGCAGCCGACGAGGTGACCGTGCAGGTCGTCTTGCGCGAGGAGAGCGCGCGCATGTTTCGCCCCGAACTTTCCTACGACACCGACGTGGGCCTGTCGGCGTCGATCTCCTACGACGACCGCAACCTCTTCGGCCAGGCTCACAGCGTGAGCGCCGAGCTTAACGGCCAGAGCACCGCCTTGGGCCTGCAACTCGGCGGCAGCCTGAGCTACAATGTTCCCTGGCTCTACGCCGACATCCTCGACTTTAAGGAGGTGCCCACCTCGGTCTCGGGGGCACTCTTCAGCCAGGTCTTTACCGGCCAGCCGCTCACCGCCCAGGGCGGGCTGCGCCTGCCCCTGCCCGGCACGCCGGGCGGTCCCGACAATCCTGACAACCAGGTCCTGATCGGCGACTACCTGCAGCGCGACACCGGCCTCTCCTTCGGGGTAGGCCGGCAGATCTTCGCCAACACCACCCTGAGCGCTTCGGTGCGGGGCGTCTCGACGAGCTACAGCCTCGAGCCCGGCCGGCCCTGCGAGGTCGTTGGCGGCAACGTCGTCGACCGCAACTGCACCTTGTCGGGAACCTTTCCGGGGCAGGCCGCGGACTTCTTGCCGCAGTCGGGCCTGTCGGGCTTCGTCACCGCGGGAACCGTCTACGACGACCGCGACAACCCGGAGTTCCCCACTCGCGGTGTGAACGCCAGCGGCCGCCTCGGCCTCGGCTTCGGCACCGACTACCGCGACCCGGCGACCAACCTGCAGACGCCCTACAACTACCAGCAGCTCGAGTTCGGCGTGCGCTCCTACTTGACCTTGGCCGAACTCGGCGCGGCGGAGGGCGACCACCAGGTCCTCGCCTTTAGGGCCAACGTCGGCCACCAGTTGGGCGGCAACTATCCCGCCAACCGCCTCTTCATCGTCGGCCAGACGCAAGTCGCCGACACCCAGATCCGCGGCTACACCCGCGACGACATCCTGCCCTCGAGAAGCTACCTGACGAGCTCAATCGAGTACCGCTACAACTTCGGCCTGGAGACCTTCGCCACCCAGACGATCATCGGCATCGTCTTCGCCGACTTGGGCTACGCCTCGAGCGTGGCCCCGGAGCTGGGCAACCTGCTCGTCGGCGCAGGTCTAGGCGTGCAGATCAACTTCGGCTTCGGCAACGTGCTCCTGCCGCCCCTGCGCTTCGACTACGGCCTCAGCCCCAGGAACCCCTTGGGCGTCTTCGGCTTCAGGATCGGGCCGGTGTTCTAA